In the Marinomonas algicola genome, one interval contains:
- a CDS encoding energy transducer TonB — MEFVDHPQDIPLQIKEVNDRTFPETSFDRVGFAGITCLSTRAYEMGQSVQITLKEIDPNFCVTGRVAWCDNHQASFKIAIEFPEKEDCFCVRMVEQLSQIEHYRRQAKTQGRRLNYNEAAAEWISKFAASFPAFTI; from the coding sequence ATGGAATTTGTTGATCACCCCCAAGACATACCACTTCAAATTAAAGAAGTTAATGATCGAACGTTTCCAGAAACTTCTTTTGATCGAGTTGGTTTTGCTGGCATTACCTGCCTTTCAACACGTGCTTATGAAATGGGTCAATCTGTACAGATCACCCTAAAAGAAATTGATCCTAATTTCTGTGTTACAGGTCGGGTTGCTTGGTGTGATAATCATCAAGCTAGCTTCAAAATTGCGATCGAATTCCCAGAAAAAGAAGATTGCTTTTGTGTCAGAATGGTTGAACAATTATCACAAATCGAACACTACCGACGTCAAGCCAAAACCCAAGGCCGACGCTTAAACTATAATGAAGCCGCGGCAGAATGGATAAGTAAATTTGCCGCATCCTTCCCAGCTTTTACGATTTAA
- a CDS encoding DUF501 domain-containing protein, with product MNTTLSQEQLDIIRSQLGREPNGISAIAHSSPNAIPQVLQMESWVFNQPFPTLYWLSSKAIDKALARIESLGVVKQLEQRIKDDSELREAHHKSHRDYIQRRWDAMLPEHKSIIEKKGFSGLFDTLGIGGIANWDQVRCLHMQYAHHLAGDNVIGRILDEEYDIRAIADAE from the coding sequence ATGAACACAACGCTTAGTCAGGAACAACTTGACATTATACGCTCTCAACTAGGTCGCGAGCCTAATGGGATCTCAGCTATTGCTCACTCATCTCCAAATGCTATTCCACAAGTACTGCAAATGGAGAGCTGGGTCTTTAACCAGCCATTCCCTACATTGTACTGGCTTTCAAGCAAAGCAATAGATAAAGCCCTTGCGCGTATTGAAAGCCTAGGCGTGGTTAAGCAGTTAGAGCAACGGATCAAGGATGACTCGGAGCTAAGAGAAGCCCATCACAAATCTCACAGAGATTACATTCAAAGGCGATGGGACGCTATGCTACCTGAACATAAATCAATCATTGAGAAAAAAGGATTCTCAGGCTTATTTGATACCCTAGGCATTGGTGGTATAGCAAACTGGGATCAAGTACGATGCTTGCACATGCAATATGCTCATCACCTTGCTGGAGACAATGTCATTGGTAGAATATTAGACGAAGAATACGATATTAGAGCCATTGCCGACGCCGAATAG